The Rhizobium leguminosarum DNA segment ATCTCGTCAGCGAGATCGGCGCCGAGGTGCTGAATGTCGACACGCTGACCTATGCCGGCAATCTGGCATCGCTGAAATCCGTCGAATCGGCGCCGAACTATCAATTCCTGCGCGCCGACATCTGCGACCGCGCGGGGATGCAGGAAGCATTCGCGTCCTTCCGCCCTGATATCGTCATGCATCTTGCGGCGGAGAGCCATGTCGACCGCTCGATCTCGGGCGCGGCGGATTTCATTCAGACCAACATCGTCGGCACATTCAGCCTGCTGGATGCCGCACGACACTATTGGGATGGGCTTGACGCTCACAGCAAGAACGCCTTCCGCTTTCTGCATGTCTCGACAGACGAGGTCTACGGCTCGCTCGGCGACCAGGGCCTCTTCGAGGAGACGACGCCTTACGATCCGTCCTCGCCCTACTCCGCCTCCAAGGCTGCGAGCGACCATCTGGCGATCGCCTGGCACCGCACCTACGGCCTGCCCGTCGTCGTCTCCAATTGCTCCAACAACTACGGCCCGTTCCATTTCCCGGAAAAGCTCATTCCGCTGATGATCCTGAACGCACTGGAGGGCAAGCCTCTTCCGATTTACGGCAATGGCGCGAATGTCCGCGACTGGCTCTATGTCGAAGACCACGCCCGCGCGCTCTTCACGATCGCATCCGGAGGGCGCCCCGGCGAAAAATACAATGTGGGCGGCCGCAATGAGCGCAGGAACATCG contains these protein-coding regions:
- the rfbB gene encoding dTDP-glucose 4,6-dehydratase, whose amino-acid sequence is MRILVTGGAGFIGSALVRHLVSEIGAEVLNVDTLTYAGNLASLKSVESAPNYQFLRADICDRAGMQEAFASFRPDIVMHLAAESHVDRSISGAADFIQTNIVGTFSLLDAARHYWDGLDAHSKNAFRFLHVSTDEVYGSLGDQGLFEETTPYDPSSPYSASKAASDHLAIAWHRTYGLPVVVSNCSNNYGPFHFPEKLIPLMILNALEGKPLPIYGNGANVRDWLYVEDHARALFTIASGGRPGEKYNVGGRNERRNIDVVHRICAILDGVYSDKAPHARLITNVTDRPGHDARYAIDASKLESELGWKAQETFETGIEKTVHWYLDNEWWWRPLRENVYSGERLGVFKER